In Halobacteriovorax marinus SJ, the following proteins share a genomic window:
- the carB gene encoding carbamoyl-phosphate synthase large subunit has protein sequence MSNNFEFNTSLEQSTVYLHFDDGMRFKATVNRPSDDPELAIGIWGEAAFTTGMSGYQETVTDPSFLGQHIIFSNSHIGNYEYDERVSQSDKIHGTSIIARNISPNQLFLNTDIPLVSNLDTRKLVKYLVNKKGAHKSVLTTREDSPSASEFQNAELTCNKLELVSREKKEVLIEGDRPIVVIDYGIKSAILNNLKNLKRPLIVVPHSVSAKEVKSLDPSLIFLSNGPGDPREYHREIEVVKELLVMDIPMRGICLGHQLISLALGSEIIKLPFGQRGVNHPCFDKVSGEILITSQNHGYSVEEKSFEKLATNNITKRDFFIQHISLFDLSVEGISTTDHIVKSVQFHPESNPGPSDAHIFFTEIENFLNSKNLEIISKEDLHPMINVHKGVKKEVPYKKILLIGSGPIKIGQASEFDYSGTQACKALKEEGIDVVLLNSNPATIMTDPDMAYRTYIEPITKDTIKKIIQKENVDAVLSTMGGQTALNICIELEEENYLASNGVALLGANVDTINRTEDRALFALELDKLGYQTGKRFRAHSKEEAIELASTSVGYPLIIRRDFALGGKGAALVHNLDDLNEVFTSDLKFPITMEKSLLGWKELELEVMVDKDRNGVIICSIENIDPCGIHTGDSITVAPAQTISDRCYQQLRTMSLTIAKHMGVVAGGANVQFAINPMDEDDIVVIEMNPRVSRSSALASKATGYPIAKISALLAIGYTLREILNDITKASPVAFEPTLDYVAIKIPIFPFSKFPSSSQELGPQMRSVGEVLALGSSFNEAFLKALRSLELGLEIPSLSQLKTAPVTLNREYIEQRLKNPLQLSLLSALEGLRQEMSVDEVYEQSKISKWFIEQVMQIYIAEQKLKLDKELLNDKEQLLSYKRLGFSDKYLALLTDCGQRDILKRRFDHSIFPVYKAVDTCSGEFNARTPYFYSTYWEENEATQLSKSNESESVVILGSGPNRIGQGIEFDYSCVKSCQQLKTDGLSSIMINSNPETVSTDYDSSDRLYLSPLYSEDLFDILLNENPYGVITSFSGQTGINIRSYIEDSFRKEFKTFNFLGADLNTLNLTEDRKLFSMVSKKVSLSHTKSMEVQGYKNLINALTEIGLPVIIRPSFVIGGESMYIFHSHDDIENLPRPLLDQLKNSSTIFQVETYLEEAIEYDVDLIRDNQGNCVFTVCEHIEYAGVHSGDSGMISPPVRLSKELHEQMREISESLAKELNIIGPINFQYAVKDNSIYCIEANPRGSRTLPFLSKAVNFSLPQIATRAMLGKSITPWHRTDSDHYCVKQSTFPFDRFIQDNIILGPKMRSTGETLGIDKSKDHAILKSYLGNYPNINRPGKILMSLADHSKAAVLPYLKMLQEKGYTFCATGGTCRFIKNQGIECEQVAKIDEEENRSLIDVLKEEDIVMVFNTPLDKGESKSDGEHIRNSAITYAIPCFTRVENIVAVIESITGSELESLQPISLQEIH, from the coding sequence ATGTCTAATAACTTTGAATTTAACACATCACTTGAACAATCTACTGTCTACCTCCATTTTGACGATGGCATGAGATTTAAGGCCACTGTAAATAGGCCTAGCGATGACCCTGAGTTGGCAATAGGAATCTGGGGAGAAGCTGCGTTCACTACAGGTATGAGTGGATATCAAGAGACAGTTACCGATCCATCTTTCTTAGGTCAGCATATTATCTTTTCAAATTCCCATATCGGAAATTATGAATACGATGAAAGGGTCTCGCAGTCAGATAAAATTCATGGGACTTCGATTATTGCAAGAAATATCTCTCCCAACCAATTATTCTTAAATACTGATATACCACTCGTCTCAAATCTAGATACTAGAAAGCTCGTAAAGTACTTAGTTAATAAAAAAGGTGCGCACAAGTCGGTACTTACAACGAGAGAAGACTCTCCAAGTGCTAGTGAATTTCAAAATGCAGAGCTCACTTGTAATAAATTGGAATTAGTCTCAAGAGAGAAGAAAGAAGTCCTCATTGAAGGAGATAGACCAATCGTCGTTATAGACTACGGTATAAAGAGTGCTATTTTAAATAATTTAAAAAATTTAAAAAGACCACTGATTGTCGTTCCTCACTCAGTAAGTGCCAAAGAAGTAAAGTCACTCGATCCTTCACTTATTTTCCTCTCCAATGGGCCGGGAGACCCGAGAGAATATCACAGAGAGATAGAAGTTGTTAAAGAACTACTTGTCATGGATATTCCAATGAGAGGTATTTGCTTAGGACACCAGCTCATCTCACTTGCCCTTGGTAGTGAAATCATTAAACTTCCCTTTGGACAGAGAGGTGTCAATCATCCATGTTTTGATAAAGTAAGTGGAGAAATTCTCATTACAAGTCAAAACCACGGCTATAGTGTTGAAGAGAAAAGCTTTGAAAAATTGGCCACGAATAATATTACAAAAAGAGATTTCTTTATCCAACATATCTCCCTATTTGATTTATCTGTAGAGGGTATCTCCACAACTGATCACATAGTAAAGAGTGTACAATTTCATCCTGAATCAAATCCTGGACCTAGCGACGCCCATATCTTCTTCACTGAAATTGAAAACTTTTTAAATAGTAAAAATCTAGAAATTATTTCTAAAGAAGACCTTCACCCAATGATCAATGTTCACAAAGGTGTGAAGAAAGAAGTTCCATATAAGAAGATTTTACTCATTGGTTCTGGGCCCATTAAAATAGGACAGGCCAGTGAGTTTGACTACTCTGGTACTCAAGCATGTAAAGCACTCAAAGAAGAAGGAATTGATGTCGTTCTTTTAAACTCAAACCCTGCTACAATAATGACTGATCCTGACATGGCCTATAGAACTTATATTGAGCCAATTACCAAGGACACAATTAAGAAGATTATTCAAAAAGAGAATGTAGATGCTGTACTCTCGACCATGGGAGGCCAGACAGCACTAAATATTTGTATAGAACTAGAAGAAGAAAATTACTTGGCGAGTAATGGTGTGGCCCTTTTAGGTGCAAATGTCGATACCATCAATAGAACAGAAGATAGAGCGCTCTTTGCTCTAGAGTTAGATAAACTTGGATACCAAACAGGAAAGAGATTTAGGGCACACTCAAAAGAAGAGGCCATAGAACTAGCGAGTACAAGTGTGGGCTACCCTCTCATTATCAGAAGGGACTTTGCTCTCGGTGGAAAAGGCGCTGCACTTGTTCACAATCTAGATGATTTAAACGAAGTTTTTACTAGTGATTTAAAATTTCCTATTACAATGGAGAAGTCCCTACTAGGTTGGAAAGAGTTAGAGCTAGAGGTGATGGTTGATAAGGATAGAAATGGAGTCATTATCTGCTCCATTGAAAATATTGACCCATGTGGGATTCATACTGGAGACTCCATTACAGTTGCACCTGCTCAAACTATAAGTGATAGATGCTATCAACAGCTAAGAACAATGTCTTTAACCATTGCCAAACATATGGGAGTAGTTGCAGGAGGGGCCAATGTTCAATTTGCAATCAACCCTATGGATGAAGATGATATTGTCGTTATTGAGATGAACCCAAGAGTCTCTAGATCTTCGGCCCTTGCTTCTAAGGCAACTGGCTACCCTATCGCTAAAATCTCTGCTCTACTCGCTATCGGATACACCCTTAGAGAAATATTAAACGATATTACCAAGGCGTCACCTGTGGCCTTTGAGCCAACTCTAGATTATGTTGCGATAAAAATACCAATCTTTCCTTTTTCAAAATTTCCATCCTCTTCACAAGAGCTTGGACCACAAATGAGATCTGTTGGAGAAGTTTTGGCCCTTGGAAGTTCATTTAATGAAGCCTTCTTAAAGGCCCTTCGCTCATTAGAGCTGGGACTTGAAATCCCTTCTCTTTCACAACTTAAAACGGCACCAGTAACTTTAAATAGAGAATATATCGAGCAGAGACTTAAGAACCCACTTCAGCTCTCACTGCTAAGTGCTCTCGAAGGACTTAGACAAGAGATGAGCGTAGATGAAGTTTACGAGCAATCAAAAATTTCTAAATGGTTTATTGAGCAGGTCATGCAAATCTATATTGCTGAACAGAAGCTTAAATTGGATAAAGAACTCTTAAACGATAAGGAACAATTACTAAGCTATAAGCGCTTAGGTTTCTCAGATAAATATCTCGCACTTCTTACTGATTGCGGACAAAGAGATATTTTAAAAAGAAGATTTGATCACAGTATTTTCCCTGTCTATAAAGCTGTCGATACTTGTTCTGGCGAATTTAATGCGAGAACTCCTTACTTCTACTCTACTTACTGGGAAGAGAACGAGGCCACACAACTTTCTAAAAGCAATGAATCAGAGTCAGTAGTGATACTTGGATCGGGACCAAATAGAATTGGGCAAGGGATAGAGTTTGACTACTCTTGTGTTAAGTCATGTCAGCAACTCAAGACCGATGGACTTAGCTCTATTATGATCAACTCCAACCCAGAAACAGTCAGTACCGATTATGATAGTTCTGATAGACTCTACCTAAGTCCTCTCTACTCAGAAGATCTCTTCGATATCTTGCTCAATGAGAATCCGTATGGAGTCATCACTTCATTCTCGGGTCAGACGGGTATTAATATTCGATCTTATATCGAAGATAGCTTTAGAAAAGAATTCAAGACTTTCAACTTTCTAGGTGCAGATCTAAACACTCTAAACTTAACCGAAGATAGAAAATTATTCAGTATGGTTTCAAAGAAAGTCTCCCTTTCTCATACGAAGTCGATGGAAGTACAAGGGTATAAGAATTTAATCAATGCTCTTACTGAAATAGGTCTTCCAGTAATTATTAGACCTAGCTTTGTGATTGGCGGAGAGAGTATGTACATCTTCCACTCCCATGACGATATAGAAAACCTACCGCGACCACTTCTAGACCAACTAAAGAATAGCTCTACTATTTTTCAAGTTGAGACTTATTTAGAAGAGGCCATTGAATATGACGTGGACTTAATTCGAGATAACCAAGGAAATTGTGTCTTCACAGTTTGTGAGCACATTGAATATGCAGGAGTTCACTCTGGAGACTCAGGAATGATTTCTCCACCAGTAAGGTTAAGCAAAGAGCTTCATGAACAAATGCGAGAGATTTCAGAAAGTCTTGCAAAAGAACTCAATATTATTGGACCTATTAATTTTCAATATGCCGTAAAAGATAATTCTATTTACTGTATTGAGGCCAATCCAAGAGGCTCTAGAACTCTACCTTTCTTAAGTAAAGCAGTGAATTTCTCTCTCCCTCAAATTGCAACCAGAGCAATGCTTGGAAAGAGTATCACACCATGGCACCGAACAGATAGTGACCACTACTGCGTAAAGCAATCTACTTTTCCATTTGACCGCTTTATACAGGACAATATTATTCTTGGACCAAAGATGAGATCTACTGGGGAAACACTAGGAATAGATAAGAGTAAAGATCATGCAATATTAAAATCATATCTTGGAAATTATCCCAATATTAATCGTCCAGGTAAGATCCTCATGTCCTTAGCGGATCACAGTAAGGCAGCTGTGCTTCCCTACTTAAAAATGCTGCAAGAGAAGGGATATACTTTCTGCGCAACTGGAGGAACATGTAGATTCATCAAGAACCAAGGTATTGAGTGTGAACAAGTTGCAAAAATTGATGAAGAAGAAAATCGTTCATTGATTGATGTATTAAAAGAAGAAGATATTGTTATGGTCTTTAATACTCCACTAGATAAAGGGGAATCTAAATCAGATGGAGAGCATATTAGAAACTCCGCAATTACTTATGCCATTCCTTGCTTTACGAGAGTAGAAAATATTGTTGCCGTGATCGAATCAATTACAGGAAGCGAATTAGAATCTCTCCAACCGATTAGTCTTCAGGAGATTCACTAA
- a CDS encoding D-glycero-alpha-D-manno-heptose-1,7-bisphosphate 7-phosphatase, protein MRELNIYIKNTELDRELILSELSEFAKITEVHKSGANTLSISDYPFVDWDYIFKFGLKENTNFVFLDEYTDGEYPRDRFIDSGLSYTLKETSTCRSLPLVNYPKKMTSAKVALLLDRDGIINIDSGYVYKYSDEIIYPDILEVVKEANVLGIPVAIVTNQAGIARGMYKVSDVDSFHKHLKNFYQENGARIDHIEICPFHKDKGEEMWKFDSLLRKPNPGMHLKALSQLMCKVEGSLMIGDKQSDRINLLGLKTLLLQGDYEITPANDLCQSRQELCQKISNYLNNLLDFS, encoded by the coding sequence ATGCGTGAGTTAAATATCTATATAAAGAATACTGAGTTAGATCGTGAGCTTATACTAAGTGAACTTTCAGAGTTTGCTAAAATAACAGAAGTCCACAAAAGTGGTGCTAATACTCTCTCTATCAGTGATTATCCTTTTGTAGATTGGGACTATATTTTTAAATTCGGTCTTAAAGAGAATACTAACTTTGTCTTCTTGGATGAGTACACAGATGGGGAGTATCCTAGAGATCGCTTTATAGATAGTGGATTAAGCTACACTTTAAAAGAAACATCTACATGTCGAAGTCTTCCCTTGGTAAATTATCCCAAGAAAATGACATCTGCAAAAGTGGCCCTGCTCTTAGATAGAGATGGAATCATTAATATCGATAGTGGCTATGTCTATAAGTACAGTGATGAAATTATTTATCCAGATATTTTAGAAGTTGTAAAAGAGGCCAACGTTCTAGGGATTCCTGTTGCCATTGTTACTAATCAAGCAGGGATAGCAAGAGGAATGTATAAAGTTAGTGATGTGGATAGTTTTCACAAGCATTTAAAGAACTTCTATCAAGAAAATGGTGCAAGGATTGATCATATCGAAATTTGTCCCTTCCACAAGGACAAGGGAGAAGAGATGTGGAAGTTTGATTCTCTTCTTAGAAAACCCAATCCAGGTATGCATCTTAAGGCCCTTTCTCAATTAATGTGTAAAGTTGAGGGGAGTCTTATGATTGGTGATAAGCAGAGTGATAGAATTAATCTCTTGGGATTGAAAACTCTTCTCTTGCAAGGTGATTATGAAATCACACCTGCGAATGATCTTTGTCAAAGCCGTCAAGAACTATGTCAAAAAATTTCTAATTACTTGAATAATTTGCTTGATTTTTCATAA
- a CDS encoding GMC family oxidoreductase, producing the protein MDEYDFLIIGSGFGGSVSACRLSQKGYSVAILEKGREYSDSDFPKTNWNIRKFLWAPLLKCFGIQGIKILKNLMVLHGVGVGGGSLVYANTLLRPKDDVLSNLPWPNPTSFASSLAPHYDMAEKMLGVIENPYIEDNDRILKEVATTLNCQSTFKPARVGVLCSDQLGEQMEDPYFAGDGPSRTSCTKCGGCMIGCRVGAKNTLVKNYLYFARKWGCRVFAQTKVTRIIKVDDSYKIETCRPGSYTFKRRRSFKAKNIILSAGVMGTMDLLLKNKEVYRTLPDISHTLGFNIRTNGESLVGASSFNSKYDLSKGLAIGAQINPDEFTKIEGVRYPRGSDFMKLLTTPLTPEGGRILRPILMILSLFRNSFRFIKAQFSRDWASRSIILLVMQSIDSKMNFKLGRSPFSFFTKSIQGEFDGEPLKSSIPIAQKSAEIASDKLDGIALNCSVEAGLGSITTAHILGGAIMGESAKDSVINSHNQVHGYKGLYVCDASIIPGNLAVNPSLTIAALAERFTSKFPVKDGMEEKTINFTH; encoded by the coding sequence ATGGATGAATATGATTTTCTCATAATAGGTAGCGGGTTCGGTGGCTCGGTGAGTGCGTGTAGGCTCTCTCAGAAAGGCTATAGCGTTGCTATTCTTGAGAAAGGTCGAGAGTATTCAGATAGCGATTTTCCAAAGACCAATTGGAATATTCGAAAATTTCTTTGGGCCCCTCTCCTAAAGTGCTTTGGTATTCAAGGAATAAAAATCTTAAAAAATTTAATGGTTCTCCATGGCGTAGGTGTTGGCGGTGGAAGTCTTGTCTACGCGAATACTCTTCTAAGACCTAAGGACGATGTTCTCTCAAATCTTCCTTGGCCAAATCCTACTAGTTTCGCCAGCTCTCTTGCCCCTCACTATGATATGGCAGAAAAGATGTTGGGTGTAATAGAGAATCCTTATATAGAGGATAATGATAGAATTTTAAAAGAAGTTGCAACGACACTAAATTGCCAATCAACTTTTAAGCCTGCAAGAGTTGGTGTTCTCTGCTCTGATCAATTAGGTGAACAAATGGAAGATCCTTACTTTGCTGGGGATGGGCCAAGTCGTACCTCCTGTACTAAGTGCGGTGGCTGTATGATCGGCTGTCGAGTAGGGGCGAAGAATACTCTAGTTAAAAACTATCTCTACTTTGCCCGTAAGTGGGGATGTCGAGTCTTTGCTCAAACTAAAGTAACAAGAATAATCAAAGTCGATGACTCCTACAAAATAGAAACCTGTAGACCTGGTAGTTATACTTTTAAGAGAAGAAGAAGCTTCAAGGCCAAGAATATTATTCTAAGTGCTGGTGTTATGGGAACAATGGATCTTCTTCTAAAGAATAAAGAGGTATATAGAACTCTTCCAGATATTTCTCATACACTAGGATTTAATATAAGAACAAATGGTGAGAGTTTAGTAGGGGCGAGCTCTTTTAATAGTAAGTACGATCTCTCTAAAGGTCTCGCCATTGGGGCACAAATTAACCCTGATGAATTTACAAAGATTGAAGGCGTTCGCTACCCTCGAGGAAGCGATTTTATGAAATTACTTACAACTCCCCTGACTCCTGAGGGAGGTCGAATTCTTAGACCGATACTTATGATCTTGAGTTTATTTAGGAACTCATTTCGCTTTATTAAAGCTCAGTTCTCTAGGGATTGGGCCAGCAGATCTATTATTCTCTTAGTTATGCAATCTATTGATAGCAAGATGAATTTTAAACTAGGAAGAAGTCCTTTCTCCTTTTTTACAAAATCAATTCAGGGAGAGTTTGATGGCGAACCTCTTAAAAGCTCTATTCCTATCGCTCAAAAATCAGCAGAGATCGCCTCTGATAAACTAGATGGTATTGCTCTAAACTGTAGTGTTGAAGCTGGTCTAGGCAGTATAACGACTGCACATATTCTTGGAGGCGCGATTATGGGAGAAAGTGCAAAAGACTCAGTTATTAATAGTCATAATCAAGTTCACGGGTATAAAGGTCTCTATGTATGTGATGCTAGTATTATTCCAGGCAACCTGGCCGTAAACCCATCTCTAACTATTGCCGCATTAGCTGAGAGATTCACTTCCAAGTTTCCCGTTAAAGATGGCATGGAAGAAAAAACTATTAACTTTACTCACTAG
- a CDS encoding pectin acetylesterase-family hydrolase, which translates to MKVLALVILFLQTSTFARDWVKIKIPGAKCGDSLDYFVFYNPKNSKKLFAEFMGGGACWSLSTCFGPNLRTWMHPIPEIPAFSVLTSDNGELTPFNKHSALYFPYCTGDVHAGDHAIDYRFNIRAHHRGYSNIQKSLKYLKENEIIQFKDLDEVILFGASAGAIGSLLHTKTITPYLGTKTKKYLISDSPGLHFGQNFWDKFTREMIHDFDRNFSKVDLNIDFSDGMIASEIEHVCHYLSDWKVGILQGSQDLVMSKVFGNISPQLHREYVYSDAGIFETSKKNSNCAAFTPDTKMHTFLLIEKSARIQAGGIDALEFVKRIYSGQTSRSFK; encoded by the coding sequence AGTACCTTCGCAAGAGACTGGGTCAAAATTAAAATCCCTGGTGCTAAATGTGGTGATAGTTTAGATTACTTTGTTTTCTACAATCCTAAGAACTCTAAGAAACTCTTCGCTGAATTTATGGGTGGAGGAGCGTGTTGGAGTTTATCAACTTGTTTTGGACCAAACCTAAGAACTTGGATGCACCCTATTCCTGAAATCCCGGCCTTCTCTGTGTTGACTTCAGATAATGGTGAGTTGACTCCCTTTAATAAACACTCAGCACTCTACTTTCCATATTGCACGGGAGATGTTCACGCTGGAGATCATGCCATTGATTACCGCTTCAATATTAGGGCCCATCACAGAGGCTATAGCAATATTCAAAAATCACTGAAGTATTTAAAAGAAAATGAGATCATTCAATTCAAAGATTTAGATGAAGTTATTCTCTTTGGTGCAAGCGCTGGGGCCATAGGCTCTTTACTGCATACAAAAACAATCACTCCATATTTAGGAACTAAGACAAAGAAATACCTCATTTCGGACTCACCAGGTTTACACTTTGGACAAAATTTCTGGGATAAATTTACAAGAGAGATGATTCATGACTTCGATAGAAATTTCTCCAAGGTAGATCTTAATATTGATTTTTCAGATGGAATGATTGCCAGTGAAATTGAGCATGTTTGTCACTATCTCTCAGACTGGAAAGTCGGAATCTTGCAAGGAAGCCAGGACTTAGTCATGTCTAAAGTCTTTGGAAATATTAGTCCACAATTACATAGAGAATATGTCTATTCCGATGCTGGTATTTTTGAGACGTCTAAGAAGAATTCAAATTGCGCGGCCTTTACTCCCGACACAAAGATGCATACTTTCCTACTTATAGAGAAGAGTGCCAGGATTCAGGCCGGAGGAATTGATGCGCTCGAATTTGTAAAAAGAATATATTCTGGTCAAACTAGTCGCAGCTTTAAGTAG
- a CDS encoding biosynthetic peptidoglycan transglycosylase — translation MKKHKKTKIIIALILLLISLSAGYIGISIPFGEINKLQKGFVKTTYSDELGVQYTIVDKRPKGWSPLKSISPNATSAIMLSEDWDFFRHVGVDVSQIKEAALDGIKGEKLRGASTISQQLTKNLFFSNDRSLQRKLKELGATMYLENKVSKEKILELYLNVIQYGDGIYGIKDAAKHYFNKSPKSLTAKEGAFLAMLLPSPVRYAQSFKEKKLTEFADETVNNILDKMALAKVISKEKAEYLKKQKLNFEKGRAKSRQRRNLSGIGNRQRVKKLTDGRDWENRYKYDPDLSVAEEVKYDPDAINEDDLKLKEEFSLE, via the coding sequence ATGAAGAAGCATAAGAAAACTAAAATTATCATTGCACTCATTCTCTTATTAATAAGTCTTAGTGCTGGCTATATAGGAATAAGTATCCCGTTTGGAGAGATTAATAAACTTCAAAAAGGATTTGTGAAGACAACGTATAGTGATGAATTAGGAGTTCAGTATACGATCGTAGATAAGAGACCTAAGGGTTGGAGTCCATTAAAGTCGATCTCACCCAATGCAACCTCCGCTATTATGCTGAGTGAGGATTGGGATTTCTTTAGACATGTTGGTGTTGATGTTTCTCAGATTAAAGAAGCGGCACTCGATGGTATTAAGGGCGAAAAGTTAAGAGGAGCAAGTACAATATCCCAACAACTCACAAAGAATCTCTTCTTTTCTAATGATAGGTCTCTACAGAGAAAGCTAAAAGAGTTGGGTGCAACAATGTATCTAGAGAATAAGGTTTCCAAAGAAAAAATATTAGAGCTTTATTTAAATGTTATTCAATACGGAGATGGTATTTATGGAATCAAGGATGCGGCCAAGCATTACTTTAATAAATCTCCAAAGAGTTTAACTGCAAAAGAGGGGGCCTTCTTGGCGATGCTCCTTCCATCTCCAGTTCGCTATGCTCAATCTTTCAAAGAGAAGAAATTAACTGAGTTTGCTGATGAAACAGTTAATAATATTTTAGATAAAATGGCACTTGCAAAAGTTATCTCTAAAGAGAAGGCCGAGTATCTAAAAAAGCAAAAATTAAATTTTGAAAAAGGGAGAGCTAAAAGTCGCCAAAGAAGAAATTTAAGTGGCATCGGAAACCGTCAGAGAGTTAAGAAGTTAACGGACGGTCGGGATTGGGAGAATCGCTATAAATATGATCCTGATCTAAGTGTGGCCGAAGAAGTTAAGTATGACCCTGATGCTATCAACGAAGATGATCTAAAGCTTAAAGAAGAATTTTCTCTAGAGTAG
- the pyrF gene encoding orotidine-5'-phosphate decarboxylase yields the protein MSILDRVYVALDNLEKEEVYTFLDSSNGRIKAVKIGLELYNKYGREIVESIATKYKVDIFLDLKLHDIPNTVAGAIASLEGLPISFLTIHLSGGLKMIDSSSKARDKYLPNCKILGVSLLTSLDENDIEEIWGISDQKNLFSTLFLLAKKGGADGIVCSANELEILHALDLGLESMCPGIRFEDEIAHGNLSDQKRVLTPSDATEAGADYLVMGRSLTKAKNLAKRLEELSS from the coding sequence ATGAGTATTCTTGATAGAGTTTACGTTGCATTAGATAACTTAGAAAAAGAAGAAGTCTATACATTTCTAGACAGTAGTAATGGGCGAATCAAGGCCGTAAAGATAGGGCTAGAACTCTATAATAAATACGGTAGAGAGATTGTTGAGAGTATTGCAACAAAGTATAAAGTCGATATCTTCTTAGATTTAAAATTACACGATATTCCCAATACAGTTGCAGGCGCAATTGCATCTCTTGAAGGTTTACCAATAAGCTTTCTCACAATTCATCTAAGTGGTGGATTGAAAATGATTGACTCGTCATCAAAGGCAAGAGACAAATACCTTCCCAACTGTAAAATCCTTGGAGTTAGTCTATTAACTTCACTAGATGAAAATGATATCGAAGAGATATGGGGAATATCTGATCAAAAGAATCTCTTCTCTACATTATTTCTTCTCGCTAAGAAAGGTGGCGCTGATGGGATTGTTTGTTCTGCAAATGAACTCGAAATCCTTCACGCTTTAGACCTTGGACTAGAGAGTATGTGTCCAGGTATCAGATTTGAAGATGAGATTGCTCACGGAAACTTAAGTGACCAAAAGAGAGTTCTCACCCCTTCTGACGCCACTGAAGCTGGAGCTGACTACTTAGTAATGGGGAGGTCCCTTACTAAGGCCAAAAACCTAGCGAAGCGACTGGAAGAACTATCATCATAG
- a CDS encoding aspartate carbamoyltransferase catalytic subunit translates to MENFPSVLESIKDLNKRQIDGVLNLAHKLKNRSDTRFSFPNKTPIIATSFLENSTRTKHSFEIAISKLGCTYIDFDAETSSLKKGETLKQTLLTLNDQGVDLCVIRTSVSNQLSEFKEQPPIKIINGGDGTNEHPTQALLDVFTLIENNISLEGKVFCIAGDNIHSRVGHSLIELLPQFGAKVLLFGPKEYLPNITTDKNITITHSRDEVLEKADILYLLRIQTERHGNLKSIENYSEQYGFTLKMIEALNKKLPVLHPGPANIGVEICEELINSKYYLGHEQVRNSIYLRMALVQSMLQNGAKNIGFEENTFFKF, encoded by the coding sequence ATGGAGAACTTCCCCTCTGTTTTAGAGTCAATTAAAGACTTGAATAAGCGGCAAATTGATGGAGTCCTTAACTTGGCCCATAAATTAAAAAACCGCTCAGACACCCGTTTCTCTTTTCCAAATAAAACACCAATCATTGCCACCTCTTTTCTCGAAAATTCAACTAGAACAAAACACTCCTTTGAAATAGCTATTTCAAAGCTTGGTTGTACTTATATTGATTTTGATGCTGAAACTTCGTCTCTAAAAAAAGGTGAGACCCTTAAGCAGACACTCCTTACTCTAAATGATCAAGGAGTAGATTTATGTGTGATCAGAACATCGGTTTCTAATCAGCTCAGTGAATTTAAAGAACAGCCCCCTATTAAGATCATAAACGGTGGAGATGGGACTAACGAGCACCCGACACAGGCCCTTTTAGATGTATTCACCTTAATAGAGAATAATATATCATTAGAAGGAAAGGTCTTCTGCATTGCTGGTGACAATATTCACTCTCGTGTAGGACATTCCCTTATTGAACTACTCCCACAATTTGGGGCGAAGGTTTTATTATTTGGTCCCAAAGAATATTTACCAAATATCACCACAGATAAAAATATCACTATCACTCACTCTAGAGATGAAGTTTTAGAGAAAGCGGACATCTTATACCTCTTAAGAATTCAAACAGAGAGGCATGGGAATTTAAAGAGTATAGAAAATTATAGCGAACAGTATGGCTTTACGCTTAAAATGATAGAAGCACTAAATAAGAAACTTCCAGTCCTCCATCCCGGCCCTGCCAATATAGGTGTTGAGATCTGTGAAGAGTTAATTAATTCAAAATACTACTTAGGTCATGAACAAGTGAGAAATTCAATCTACTTAAGAATGGCCCTAGTTCAATCTATGTTACAAAACGGAGCAAAGAACATTGGGTTCGAAGAAAATACATTTTTTAAATTCTAA